In Trichocoleus desertorum NBK24, the following are encoded in one genomic region:
- a CDS encoding glycoside hydrolase family 2 protein, producing the protein MKLLGRSLEINAPSDSSAIAMFRQLETGYPRPQLQRANWLNLNGAWKFAFDNDSKWVRPTDVNEWTHTIEVPFAPESQRSGIGDTGFHPNCWYERDFELSPTQSAHPSRVLLHFGAVDYHARVWVNGQFIGEHEGGHTSFSFDITAALCPEGPQRVTVWAQDDPQDLAKPRGKQDWLLEAHSIWYPRTSGIWQTVWVETVPETYLEKIRWTPHFERWEIGFEALIAGNACDDLRLSVRLTVDSRLLVNDVYEVINGEIHRRIALSDPGIDDYRNALLWSPEKPTLIDAQVQLWRHGELIDEVKSYTAMRTVSIQRDRFMLNGHPYYLRLVLDQGYWTDTLMTPPSDEALRQDIELTKLMGFNGVRKHQKIEDPRFLYWADAMGLLVWEEMPSAYRFTPKAVERITKEWTEVIERDASHPCIVAWVPFNESWGVPNLTESRAHQHYVQALYYLTKTLDPSRPVIGNDGWESTTTDILAIHDYDNQPQRLAKRYGPEIKISDLLHNQRPGGRVLTLDCYPHQGQPIMLTEFGGIAYTRPADTEAYKAWGYARSADTCELQQQYSALLTAVNQVQMFSGFCYTQLTDTFQEANGLLYADRTPKFPLEAIASATLGRDAVGGDRSILTPPVSNPWPSAEHVLPGTPQAGWSEAHAVQQMPHCSGHPGSQSW; encoded by the coding sequence ATGAAATTACTCGGCAGAAGCCTCGAAATCAATGCCCCCTCTGATTCCAGCGCGATCGCGATGTTTCGCCAGCTTGAAACGGGGTATCCTCGTCCGCAGTTACAGCGTGCAAATTGGCTTAACCTGAATGGGGCCTGGAAATTTGCTTTCGATAACGATAGCAAGTGGGTAAGACCAACGGATGTAAACGAGTGGACCCACACGATTGAAGTACCCTTCGCTCCAGAATCGCAACGCAGTGGTATCGGTGATACAGGATTTCACCCCAACTGCTGGTACGAGCGTGACTTTGAATTAAGCCCAACTCAGAGTGCTCACCCTTCTCGTGTGTTGCTGCATTTTGGTGCGGTTGACTACCATGCTCGCGTTTGGGTGAATGGTCAGTTCATTGGAGAACATGAAGGCGGTCACACTTCCTTCAGTTTTGATATCACCGCAGCTTTGTGTCCTGAAGGCCCGCAGCGAGTTACCGTTTGGGCGCAAGATGACCCCCAAGACCTGGCGAAGCCTAGAGGCAAACAAGATTGGCTCCTAGAAGCTCACAGCATTTGGTACCCCCGCACTAGTGGCATTTGGCAAACTGTTTGGGTCGAGACGGTTCCAGAAACTTATTTAGAAAAAATCCGCTGGACTCCCCACTTTGAGCGCTGGGAAATTGGGTTTGAAGCGCTGATTGCTGGCAACGCTTGTGATGACTTGCGTCTGAGTGTCCGCTTGACCGTAGACAGTCGCTTGCTCGTGAATGACGTTTACGAAGTGATCAATGGTGAAATCCATCGTCGGATTGCATTGTCTGACCCTGGTATTGATGATTACCGGAATGCTCTACTCTGGAGTCCAGAAAAACCAACCCTGATTGATGCTCAGGTGCAGTTGTGGCGTCACGGTGAACTAATAGATGAAGTCAAGTCCTACACGGCGATGCGAACAGTCTCGATTCAGCGCGATCGCTTTATGCTCAATGGGCACCCTTACTATCTCCGCTTGGTGCTCGATCAGGGCTACTGGACTGATACTTTAATGACCCCTCCTTCCGACGAAGCACTACGTCAAGACATCGAGCTGACCAAGCTCATGGGGTTTAACGGCGTTCGCAAGCATCAAAAGATTGAAGATCCTCGCTTCCTCTATTGGGCTGATGCAATGGGCCTGTTAGTTTGGGAAGAGATGCCCAGTGCTTATCGCTTTACGCCCAAGGCAGTGGAGCGAATCACCAAAGAGTGGACAGAAGTAATTGAGCGCGATGCCAGCCATCCTTGCATTGTGGCTTGGGTGCCTTTCAACGAATCTTGGGGGGTGCCTAACCTCACCGAAAGTCGGGCACATCAGCACTATGTGCAGGCGCTCTACTACTTAACTAAAACCTTGGACCCCAGCCGCCCCGTTATTGGTAATGATGGTTGGGAAAGCACCACCACCGATATTCTGGCGATTCACGATTACGACAACCAACCGCAAAGATTAGCCAAGCGCTACGGCCCAGAGATCAAAATTTCTGATCTGCTGCACAATCAGCGTCCTGGTGGACGGGTCTTAACTCTAGACTGCTATCCGCACCAAGGGCAGCCGATTATGCTGACCGAGTTTGGTGGCATTGCTTACACCCGTCCCGCTGATACGGAAGCTTACAAAGCTTGGGGTTATGCTCGCTCTGCGGACACTTGTGAGCTGCAACAACAATACAGCGCTCTCCTTACGGCTGTGAATCAGGTGCAGATGTTTAGCGGTTTTTGCTATACGCAGTTGACCGATACATTCCAGGAAGCCAACGGGTTACTCTATGCCGATCGCACGCCGAAGTTTCCGCTAGAGGCGATCGCATCTGCAACTCTAGGTAGGGATGCTGTTGGAGGAGATAGATCTATACTGACACCACCAGTTTCAAACCCGTGGCCCAGTGCAGAACATGTACTCCCAGGAACTCCTCAAGCCGGATGGTCGGAAGCTCACGCTGTACAGCAGATGCCCCATTGCAGCGGGCATCCAGGCTCCCAGTCCTGGTAA
- the galE gene encoding UDP-glucose 4-epimerase GalE, producing the protein MILVTGGAGYIGSHAVMELKRAGYEVIVLDNLSYGHREIVEEVLQVKLVVGDISDRALLDHLFSTYPITAVMHFAAYIAVGESVTDPAKYYRNNVTGTLTLLEAMIAASVKQFVFSSTCALYGIPKFVPITEEHPQDPISPYATTKQTVEHILSDFDTAYSLKSVRFRYFNAAGAHPNGQLGEDHEPETHLIPLVLMAALGKLPAIQILGTDYPTPDGTCVRDYIHVSDLAQAHVQGLQYLENGGASDVFNLGNGLGFSVREVIEAAREVTGREIPVIERDRRPGDPPVLVGSSDKARNTLGWKPQYADLKQILTHAWQWHQQRHGQPTPLPQ; encoded by the coding sequence ATGATTTTAGTCACCGGGGGCGCAGGGTATATTGGTTCCCATGCTGTCATGGAACTGAAACGAGCAGGCTATGAAGTTATTGTTTTAGATAACCTTTCCTATGGTCATCGAGAGATTGTTGAGGAAGTTTTACAGGTCAAACTGGTCGTAGGAGATATTAGCGATCGCGCCTTACTCGATCATCTGTTCTCTACCTATCCCATTACCGCAGTTATGCACTTTGCGGCCTACATTGCCGTGGGTGAGTCTGTCACAGATCCTGCCAAGTATTACCGCAACAACGTTACAGGGACTCTCACGCTTTTGGAGGCCATGATCGCAGCCTCTGTGAAGCAATTTGTGTTTTCCTCGACCTGTGCTCTGTATGGCATTCCTAAGTTTGTGCCGATCACAGAAGAACATCCCCAAGATCCCATCAGCCCCTACGCCACCACAAAGCAGACCGTGGAGCACATTCTCTCTGATTTCGATACTGCTTACAGCTTGAAGTCAGTTCGCTTCCGCTACTTCAACGCGGCTGGAGCCCATCCTAACGGCCAACTGGGAGAGGATCACGAGCCTGAAACGCATCTCATCCCTTTGGTTTTGATGGCTGCTTTAGGCAAGCTACCTGCCATTCAAATTTTGGGAACTGATTACCCTACGCCGGATGGTACTTGCGTCCGTGACTACATTCATGTGAGCGACTTGGCTCAAGCTCACGTTCAGGGATTGCAGTATCTAGAAAATGGTGGAGCTAGTGATGTCTTTAATTTGGGCAATGGGTTAGGATTTTCAGTTCGCGAAGTGATTGAAGCCGCTCGTGAAGTCACTGGAAGAGAGATTCCTGTAATAGAGCGCGATCGCCGTCCTGGTGACCCACCCGTCTTAGTGGGTAGCAGCGATAAAGCTAGAAATACCTTGGGTTGGAAACCTCAATACGCTGACTTGAAACAAATCTTGACCCATGCTTGGCAATGGCACCAACAACGACACGGTCAACCTACGCCTCTGCCCCAGTAA
- a CDS encoding glycosyltransferase family 1 protein, with amino-acid sequence MSHLRWDFVYQRPQHLLSRCAQGRRVFFIEEPIFESGDDWWLEVGRRDCGVSVVVPHLPNGLKAEMVTAMQQSLIDDLFAEYAIANPILWYYTPMALAFTSHLQAAAVVYDCMDELAAFKGAPPALRKFEDQLFQQADLVFTGGQSLYEAKRHQHPHAYAFPSSIEAEHFAQARTLNADPVDQEAIPHPRLGFYGVIDERMNLELLDGIAQARPDWHLVIIGPVVKIDPEILPRHPNIHYLGGKSYQELPQYLAGWDVALLPFALNESTRFISPTKTPEYLAAGKPVVSTSIRDVVRPYGEQNLVHIADTASEFVTAAEAAMQQAQEDTEWRQQVDTFLAQTSWDKTWAAMLELIETAIASKQVESVAKPAAVLSESVSGG; translated from the coding sequence TTGTCCCACTTACGGTGGGATTTTGTTTATCAACGACCGCAACATCTTTTAAGTCGTTGTGCTCAAGGACGTAGAGTCTTTTTTATTGAAGAACCCATCTTTGAATCAGGAGATGATTGGTGGCTGGAAGTTGGTAGACGCGATTGTGGCGTATCAGTGGTTGTACCCCATCTACCCAATGGCTTGAAGGCAGAAATGGTGACTGCCATGCAACAGAGCCTGATAGATGATCTGTTTGCTGAGTATGCGATCGCCAATCCGATTCTCTGGTACTACACTCCAATGGCCTTGGCTTTTACCAGTCATTTACAGGCCGCAGCAGTCGTTTATGACTGCATGGACGAACTAGCTGCTTTCAAGGGAGCCCCCCCAGCCTTACGAAAGTTCGAGGACCAGCTATTTCAACAAGCTGATTTGGTATTCACTGGGGGCCAAAGCTTGTACGAAGCGAAGCGGCATCAGCATCCCCATGCCTACGCCTTCCCTAGCAGTATTGAGGCGGAACACTTTGCCCAAGCCAGAACGCTCAACGCCGATCCAGTCGACCAAGAAGCTATTCCCCATCCTCGCCTAGGTTTCTATGGGGTTATAGACGAACGGATGAATCTGGAGCTACTAGATGGCATTGCTCAAGCCAGACCTGATTGGCATTTGGTTATTATTGGGCCTGTGGTCAAAATTGATCCAGAAATCCTGCCACGTCACCCGAACATTCACTATCTCGGTGGCAAGTCTTACCAGGAGCTACCGCAGTATCTAGCGGGATGGGATGTCGCTCTGTTGCCTTTTGCCCTCAACGAATCGACACGCTTTATCAGCCCCACCAAGACTCCAGAGTATCTAGCTGCTGGCAAGCCTGTGGTTTCCACCTCGATTCGAGATGTAGTGCGGCCCTACGGAGAGCAGAACTTAGTTCATATCGCTGATACAGCGTCTGAGTTTGTGACAGCAGCGGAAGCAGCCATGCAGCAGGCTCAAGAAGATACAGAGTGGCGGCAGCAAGTAGACACTTTCTTAGCTCAGACCTCTTGGGACAAAACTTGGGCCGCAATGTTGGAGCTAATCGAGACTGCGATCGCGAGTAAGCAGGTTGAGTCCGTAGCCAAGCCCGCAGCCGTTCTCTCCGAATCTGTTTCGGGTGGCTAG
- the glf gene encoding UDP-galactopyranose mutase, with product MFDYLIVGAGFSGSVLAERLASQLGKKVLVCDRRNHIGGNAYDHYNDAGILVHKYGPHIFHTNSRDVFEYLSNFTEWRRYEHRVLASVDGQLVPMPINLDTINKLYGLNLTSFELNDFFASVAEPKEYIRTSEDVVVSKVGRELYEKFFRNYTLKQWGIDPSELDKSVTARVPTRTNRDDRYFTDTYQAMPLHGFTRMFENMLSHPNIKVMLNVDYREIQKMIPYKEMIYSGPVDEFFDYRYGKLPYRSLDFKHETLNESVHQPAAVVNYPNEHLYTRVTEFKYLTGQEHTKTSLVYEYPKAEGDPYYPVPRPENAELYKQYKALADSTPGVHFVGRLATYKYYNMDQVVAQALSVYAKITERPSWHPDEERVAARVSAKNPSSDRRAEINLDQTSLTHAAANSSTKSVEKNGSSKSLSTKAD from the coding sequence ATGTTCGACTACCTAATTGTGGGTGCAGGATTCTCAGGTAGCGTTCTGGCGGAGCGCTTGGCAAGTCAACTGGGCAAAAAGGTATTGGTTTGCGATCGCCGCAATCATATTGGCGGCAATGCTTACGACCATTACAACGACGCAGGCATTCTAGTACACAAGTATGGCCCTCACATCTTTCACACCAACTCTCGTGATGTATTTGAATATTTATCCAACTTCACGGAGTGGCGGCGCTATGAACACCGAGTTCTAGCCAGTGTCGATGGTCAATTAGTGCCCATGCCCATCAACTTAGACACGATCAACAAGCTGTATGGCTTAAATCTTACTTCCTTTGAACTCAATGATTTCTTTGCCTCGGTAGCAGAGCCTAAAGAATATATCCGCACCTCTGAAGATGTGGTGGTCAGTAAAGTTGGACGTGAGCTATACGAGAAGTTCTTCCGTAACTACACTCTCAAGCAGTGGGGTATCGATCCTTCGGAACTCGATAAGTCGGTTACAGCTCGCGTTCCCACCCGTACCAACAGAGACGATCGTTACTTTACGGATACCTATCAGGCAATGCCCTTGCACGGCTTCACTCGCATGTTTGAAAACATGTTGTCCCACCCCAATATCAAAGTGATGTTGAATGTGGACTACCGGGAAATCCAAAAGATGATTCCTTACAAGGAAATGATCTACTCTGGCCCCGTAGATGAGTTCTTCGATTATCGCTATGGTAAGTTACCTTACCGATCGCTTGACTTCAAGCATGAAACGCTGAATGAATCTGTGCATCAGCCCGCAGCAGTGGTTAACTATCCCAACGAGCATCTCTATACCCGTGTCACCGAGTTCAAATATCTCACGGGTCAAGAGCATACCAAGACCAGCTTGGTCTATGAGTATCCCAAGGCAGAGGGAGATCCTTACTACCCCGTCCCCCGCCCTGAGAATGCCGAACTGTATAAGCAGTACAAAGCGTTAGCCGATTCTACACCTGGAGTACATTTTGTAGGCCGATTGGCTACCTATAAGTACTACAACATGGATCAAGTAGTCGCTCAAGCTCTATCGGTCTATGCCAAGATAACAGAGCGACCCAGTTGGCATCCTGATGAGGAAAGGGTTGCTGCTCGCGTATCGGCTAAAAATCCTAGCAGCGATCGCAGAGCTGAAATCAACTTGGATCAAACCTCTCTCACTCATGCTGCCGCCAATTCGTCTACGAAAAGCGTAGAGAAAAATGGCTCCAGCAAATCCTTATCGACTAAGGCAGACTAG
- a CDS encoding family 1 glycosylhydrolase, which translates to MRSEEQSSQAGVTSSNSVANNADSGTKLELWAGIECTVNRIGDQYLDQLERNGHIDRIEDLDLFDSLGITAIRYPALWERIAPNGLAQADWSWLDQRLERLDDLGIRPILGLVHHGSGPRDTNLLDPAFPEKLAEFAHAVASRYPWISHYTPVNEPLTTARFSGLYGHWYPHQQTGLAFIQALLNQCRAVVLSMQAIRQINPSAQLVQTEDLGKIFSTPLLAYQAEFENNRRWLSLDLLCGRVDREHPLWEYLRKLVGISEAELTWFLDHPCPPDIMGINRYLTSDRFLDERLERYPAHTHGGNGKHQYADVEAVRVCVEGICDAQTLLKEVWERYQLPIAVTEVHLGCTREEQLRWLQEIWQAAQQLRTDGVDIRAVTAWSLLGAYDWNSLLTRSDGYYEPGVFDLRSPQPRPTALAQMLRHLAEGNAFHHPLLSVPGWWQRPERLLYPPVNYTGEPGDQQLEDRSQESGANRQESEAKHWKPSIGSQALGSAETSAASTPPLLITGATGTLGRAFARLCKVRGIPYHLLSRQDMDITNPDSVDRVIAELKPWAVVNTAGYVRVDDAEREPELCRFINTDGAVILAEACANHEAAFVTFSSDLVFDGNRAEPYVESCEVAPLNVYGHSKAIAEQRVLASHPCSLVIRTSAFFGPWDEYNFLAIALRTLASGQPFVAAQDSVVSPTYVPDLVNSTLDLLIDGECGIWHLANSGAIAWSELAQTVANLAGLDTAAIEARPTKDLGWTAPRPIYSALSSERGILLPSLDDAIDRYLCQRT; encoded by the coding sequence ATGAGGAGTGAGGAGCAATCTTCTCAAGCTGGCGTTACATCTAGCAATTCCGTAGCCAATAACGCGGATTCAGGCACTAAGTTGGAACTGTGGGCTGGCATCGAATGCACTGTAAATCGCATTGGCGATCAATACCTCGATCAACTAGAGCGCAACGGTCACATCGATCGGATTGAAGATCTAGACCTATTCGATTCCTTAGGCATTACAGCTATCCGCTATCCTGCCCTCTGGGAACGGATTGCTCCCAATGGATTGGCGCAAGCAGATTGGTCTTGGCTAGACCAACGATTAGAACGATTGGACGATTTGGGCATTCGACCCATTCTGGGTTTAGTCCATCATGGTAGTGGGCCGAGAGATACGAATCTACTTGATCCCGCGTTTCCGGAGAAGCTAGCAGAATTTGCTCATGCAGTTGCCTCTCGTTACCCCTGGATCAGCCACTACACCCCTGTCAATGAACCTCTAACAACTGCTCGCTTTAGTGGGCTTTATGGCCACTGGTATCCTCACCAGCAAACTGGACTGGCTTTCATCCAAGCATTGCTCAATCAATGCCGTGCCGTTGTGCTCTCGATGCAAGCAATTCGGCAAATTAATCCGAGTGCCCAACTGGTACAAACAGAAGACTTAGGAAAGATATTCAGCACTCCTTTACTGGCTTACCAGGCAGAATTCGAGAATAATCGTCGCTGGCTCAGTCTTGACTTGCTCTGCGGTCGAGTCGATCGTGAGCATCCGCTTTGGGAGTATCTCCGGAAGTTGGTTGGGATTAGCGAAGCTGAACTAACTTGGTTTCTTGATCATCCTTGCCCACCCGACATTATGGGCATCAACCGCTATCTCACGAGCGATCGCTTTTTGGATGAGCGGCTAGAACGTTATCCTGCTCATACCCACGGTGGCAACGGCAAGCATCAGTATGCTGACGTAGAAGCGGTACGGGTTTGCGTAGAAGGAATTTGCGATGCCCAGACCCTACTCAAAGAGGTTTGGGAACGTTACCAATTACCGATCGCGGTGACAGAGGTACACCTAGGCTGCACGAGAGAAGAACAGTTGCGCTGGCTCCAAGAAATTTGGCAGGCTGCCCAACAACTGCGAACCGATGGTGTGGATATTCGAGCCGTTACTGCTTGGTCGCTGCTAGGAGCTTACGACTGGAATAGCCTACTGACGCGATCGGACGGCTACTACGAACCTGGTGTATTTGATCTCAGATCACCTCAGCCTCGGCCCACTGCCTTAGCTCAAATGCTACGGCACTTAGCTGAAGGCAATGCATTCCATCATCCTTTGCTGTCAGTTCCCGGTTGGTGGCAACGTCCAGAACGGTTGCTGTATCCGCCTGTAAATTACACCGGAGAACCAGGAGATCAGCAGCTAGAAGATAGGAGTCAGGAATCAGGAGCCAATAGGCAGGAGTCAGAAGCCAAGCATTGGAAGCCAAGCATTGGAAGCCAAGCATTGGGAAGTGCTGAAACTTCTGCTGCCTCAACGCCACCGCTTTTGATCACGGGTGCAACTGGGACGTTAGGAAGAGCTTTTGCCCGCCTTTGTAAAGTCCGTGGCATTCCTTACCACTTGCTGTCTCGCCAGGATATGGATATTACTAATCCAGATTCTGTCGATCGCGTCATTGCAGAGCTAAAACCTTGGGCGGTGGTGAATACGGCAGGATATGTCCGAGTCGATGATGCGGAGCGAGAACCAGAGCTATGTCGGTTCATTAATACAGATGGAGCGGTAATCTTAGCGGAGGCTTGTGCGAATCATGAGGCTGCTTTTGTCACCTTCTCGTCTGATTTGGTGTTCGACGGCAACCGAGCTGAACCTTATGTCGAAAGCTGTGAAGTAGCCCCCCTGAACGTGTATGGGCACAGCAAAGCGATCGCCGAACAACGGGTACTGGCTAGCCATCCCTGTTCCTTAGTGATTCGGACTAGCGCCTTTTTTGGCCCTTGGGATGAATACAATTTTCTGGCGATCGCTCTGCGCACTCTGGCCTCCGGTCAGCCCTTTGTGGCAGCGCAAGATTCAGTGGTATCCCCAACCTATGTTCCCGATCTCGTCAATAGCACGCTAGATCTCCTGATTGATGGGGAATGTGGCATCTGGCACTTGGCGAACTCAGGGGCGATCGCTTGGTCCGAGTTAGCTCAAACTGTGGCAAATCTGGCTGGATTGGATACCGCAGCCATCGAAGCTCGTCCTACTAAGGATTTGGGCTGGACTGCTCCCCGTCCAATTTACAGCGCTCTCAGCAGTGAACGGGGTATCTTGTTGCCATCTCTAGATGACGCGATCGATCGGTATCTTTGCCAAAGAACATAG
- a CDS encoding SDR family oxidoreductase, with protein MQLKPIDQQVVVVVGASSGIGRETALKFAKRGAKLIIAARSEEGLGTLIQEIAYLGGTASHVTADVTVFEQVQAIADKAIQLYGRLDTWVHVAAVNLYATFEQTTPEEFKRVVDVNLMGQVYGAMVALPHLRREGRGALIHVSSVEAKRAFPYHSAYAAGKHGIDGFLEAMRVELMHEKVPISVTNIMPASINTPLFNKARTKIGVKPQGLPPFYEPEIAADAILYAAEHPTRDLVVGGAGRAMLFLQSLSPGLMDALVSQVGFQLQQTKEPKSEDAPDNLFEPISGYDKVKGDFTKQARTSYSTWFATHPAAKWGAIAAVGVAALALLTAPSLRNNGLF; from the coding sequence ATGCAACTGAAACCGATTGATCAACAAGTGGTGGTTGTCGTTGGCGCATCAAGTGGCATTGGTCGAGAAACCGCCCTCAAGTTTGCCAAACGCGGAGCAAAGCTAATCATTGCAGCCCGGAGCGAGGAGGGGTTGGGAACGCTGATCCAAGAGATTGCCTATCTGGGCGGCACAGCTAGCCACGTGACAGCAGATGTCACCGTGTTCGAGCAGGTACAGGCGATCGCTGATAAAGCGATTCAACTATATGGGCGGCTGGATACTTGGGTGCATGTGGCAGCTGTAAACCTCTACGCCACCTTTGAGCAGACCACACCCGAAGAGTTTAAGCGCGTTGTGGATGTGAATTTGATGGGACAGGTATATGGAGCAATGGTTGCCTTACCTCATCTTAGACGCGAAGGCCGAGGTGCGCTCATTCATGTGTCTTCCGTAGAAGCCAAGCGGGCTTTTCCTTATCACAGCGCTTATGCCGCTGGTAAGCATGGGATTGATGGCTTTTTAGAGGCAATGCGAGTGGAGCTGATGCACGAAAAAGTGCCCATTAGCGTCACCAACATTATGCCTGCCTCAATCAACACGCCCCTATTCAATAAGGCTCGAACCAAAATTGGCGTTAAACCTCAGGGTCTACCTCCGTTCTATGAACCAGAGATCGCAGCAGACGCCATTTTGTATGCAGCAGAACATCCCACCCGTGATTTGGTTGTTGGGGGTGCAGGTCGAGCCATGTTGTTCTTACAGAGCCTATCACCTGGATTAATGGATGCTTTGGTCAGCCAAGTTGGCTTTCAGTTGCAGCAAACTAAAGAGCCTAAATCTGAAGATGCGCCTGATAACTTGTTCGAGCCGATTTCCGGTTATGACAAAGTGAAAGGAGACTTCACAAAGCAAGCCCGCACTAGCTACTCTACCTGGTTTGCCACGCATCCTGCCGCCAAATGGGGCGCGATCGCCGCTGTAGGAGTAGCAGCATTGGCTCTATTAACAGCCCCTAGCCTCAGAAATAATGGTCTTTTCTAG
- a CDS encoding DUF72 domain-containing protein: MLLIGTSGWVYKHWMGLFYPAQMPGEQQLPFYAEQFPSVEVNFSFYRLPERSVFEHWRTQTPDKFLFAVKGSRYLTHMKKLKDPEEPLERLMERASGLQEKLGPILFQFPHTWHLNLDRLQPFLDLLQTYPPQQYTLEFRHTSWLIPEVYRCLEKAGVALCLPVSPTVPLDICLTAPWTYIRMHSGQAGTGYSDAELLTWAAQIRSFLAQDINVYVYFNNDPEGHAIRDAQRLKALMDANATI, encoded by the coding sequence ATGTTGTTAATTGGCACCAGTGGTTGGGTCTATAAACATTGGATGGGATTGTTCTACCCAGCACAGATGCCTGGGGAACAACAGTTACCCTTCTATGCTGAGCAATTTCCTAGCGTGGAAGTCAACTTCTCCTTTTATCGTTTACCAGAGCGATCGGTGTTTGAGCATTGGCGGACTCAAACTCCAGACAAGTTCCTATTTGCCGTCAAGGGCAGTCGCTATCTCACTCACATGAAAAAGCTAAAAGACCCGGAAGAACCCTTAGAACGCCTGATGGAGCGGGCTAGTGGTCTGCAAGAAAAGCTGGGGCCGATTTTGTTTCAGTTTCCTCACACTTGGCATCTCAATCTCGATCGCCTCCAACCGTTTCTAGACTTGCTACAAACTTATCCACCGCAGCAATATACATTGGAGTTTCGCCATACTAGCTGGTTGATCCCAGAAGTTTACCGATGCTTAGAGAAGGCAGGAGTGGCGCTGTGCCTGCCTGTTAGCCCCACCGTTCCCTTAGACATCTGCCTCACTGCTCCCTGGACCTATATTCGGATGCACTCTGGTCAGGCAGGTACAGGCTACAGCGATGCGGAACTGCTAACTTGGGCGGCTCAAATTCGCTCGTTCTTAGCCCAGGACATTAATGTCTATGTCTATTTCAACAATGATCCGGAAGGCCACGCCATCCGCGATGCCCAACGCCTCAAAGCATTGATGGATGCCAATGCCACGATCTGA
- a CDS encoding vitamin K epoxide reductase family protein → MDPKQLSHELREGQSPDLDRRRQIIGLSMLGATMGQLVSLYQTGVIDHLPDPPVPFFDADRVDASNYAYSRFNSPDGPVMLVNYGITAWLASAGGQNRAKETPILPISMAVKILIDALVSTELAREEWSENKAFCEYCQVATLCSFASLALAMPEVSTAVQTLMGNKQ, encoded by the coding sequence ATGGACCCCAAACAACTGAGTCACGAGTTGCGCGAAGGCCAAAGCCCTGATCTCGATCGCCGTCGGCAAATCATTGGCTTGTCGATGCTTGGCGCAACGATGGGACAGCTAGTTTCTCTTTATCAAACTGGCGTGATCGACCATCTGCCAGATCCCCCGGTGCCATTTTTCGATGCCGATCGCGTGGATGCATCGAACTATGCCTACAGCCGCTTCAACAGCCCCGATGGCCCCGTTATGTTGGTTAACTACGGCATTACCGCTTGGCTAGCCTCAGCAGGGGGCCAAAACCGAGCTAAGGAGACGCCCATTCTCCCGATCTCGATGGCGGTCAAGATTTTGATTGATGCTTTGGTCTCCACCGAATTAGCTCGCGAAGAGTGGAGTGAAAACAAAGCCTTTTGTGAGTACTGTCAGGTAGCTACGCTATGCTCGTTTGCTTCTTTGGCGCTAGCGATGCCCGAAGTCAGCACTGCGGTTCAAACGCTAATGGGGAATAAACAATAG